The genome window ACAGGTTGGATATTCTGAAAAGATTGCAAGTGTCTGGGCTACCGTTGCGGAAGAAACTAGTAGATATGCAAGAGAAAACAATTAGGTTATTGCTAATGCAAGCCAAAACTCAGTTTATAGCCTGCTATCTTCTCCATGACACTTGCGTATACACTACCTTGTAGATAGATAtaacaaacaaaaaaagagaagagaTTAAACAGATTCTTTCCTATCTttatttcattattattattattattttttaggttATACAACACCCTTTTTCTTAATGATTTGAAGTTGCTCTCTCGTTTGGCTACTGCTGTTTGGGTTTGTGAAATTTTGATGGGGCTGTTTTTTTGGCTAATTATTGACAACGTCGTATGTTATTTTCTTAACCTTATTTCATCCATTCAAACATTACATAACATGCATATTACAGTATCTTAACGTAAGATGTCTTCTTCTGCAGCATCGGACGGGGTCTTCCCGGAGGCAAGTGAGATGGGTGAATGTGGTGGCGACGATGAAAATGGTAAAACCTGCCTTGGCTCACTCGATTGCTAATCACATAAGAGAAATGCATGATTAAGATATGCGAAGGCAGAATATATATAATGTTAGGAGCATTTCGTTTAGAGGGACTTCTTTTCCCCTTCCCAGATAGATAGAATGGAAAATGCTGACCTGTCCAAAAACACTCCATTGCGTGTCACCAGCTCCAAAGGGCCGTCTCCGTCGCCATGATCATGACGTAGTGTCGGTCGTGAGAGACATTCCTTGTTCGGCATGGAGAGCTCTTGGCGAGCACAGGTAGACGGCAATCACTTGCCCAAACATATACGTATGTTTGGACTAATCAACAATagaatatcaataaataatatataatacaCCAAATTTACAGAGTTCGAGGTTTCTTACCTAAATCCAAATTAATAGAGGCAAtcagtctctctctctcgatatatatatatatatatatatatatatatatatatatataatggttaTTGTTATTATGATCCTTTTGTTGTTTTGAATTTATATATATGCAACCTCCTCTTTTTCTCATAAATAAGAGTGTCGAAAAGAACATGACTCTTTGTTTCTCCACCTTATCCTTTCGATAttattgaatcaagatattttttaTGACTCTTGAAAAATAACTTATGATGAACTTGATTTaggtattatatttttttaatacttatttttttttattttggttaaGAGTATGAGTATCATGTGATGAGTAAAAGAAAAGAGTTTGTGGAATATTTTGATATAATtcgtaaaataaaatttaaaaatagattTATCTACGAAATAGCACTTTAACCTCAATTAGATTGAGAACGTACAACATACCTTTGATGAACTTTAAACGTTCAGGAAGCCTGGTGAAGATGCATTATTTGCTAATAGTCTAGTGATTATTTATAAACATTTCATAGCAAATGAAACAACTTTAACCTTAATTGGATTAGGGAATGTACAGCCTGCCTTTGATGAACTTCAGGAAGTCTGGTGAAGATAACTTATTTGTCGATAGAAAGAAAATAAACAGTGACCTCTCATTGTTGTTCAAAAACATATTAAGGATCTAAAGGGATGAGTTAAAAAATTGTTGGTTTAAGACACACAAATATTCCATCAGGTGAATTGAATTATGAAGGAAGCATTTGCTGAATATTTTAAACTAGTAAATAGGGTGACAGTGATATTAGGCGTCCAAGAAGGTGAGATCAACTGTGGGAGTAATAGAATTTATGGAGACATATAATGGGCTCAGTTGCTGAATATGTTGTCAAAGAGCACAAAAATTAATGATGAACCTTAATACCATGGGGATTATTAGTTACATTATCTTGTGTAATTAAAGTAAACTCATATGTTCTATGCTATGTCTTTCTATGTGATTTATtggatttaatttaatttttttacttagTATTACAAGTTTTACTCTGCAGAGATTTCTTTTAATATGATTATACATGTGAAAAGTGATGTAATAatgttcaataattttttttgtttattaggTTCTATTAAATTTAACTTTATCCTTCTATGAGTAGTCATCAAATTTGATAATCTAAAAATTAACCAAATTAATATTAATAGCGTATATATAATGTGATTGCAAGACACTGAGCGAGACAAACAAAGCAATGTGTTGATTGCCAGATCTCAACCTGCAGCAGTATTAAATCAAGATaacaaaaattccaagagatcaaCAAATTTAGCAGATCTAAAAGAAATTATAGATAGAACGCGTTAACAAAGTTCAAGATCTAAACCAAGTAACGGAAAGAACGAGCAAACCATCCATCGAAGGATTCAATGTCGATCAGTTTCAAGAAGAATGCGGGAGTAGAAGGAAACCCTAGATCCGAGAATTAACTATTTGTGCTCACCAGATCCACGTCAGACGAGGACGGCGGGGCCGGAGGAGGCCGGGGCCCCGCCGAGGAACGACAAGAGGCCGCCGGCGGGCCCCCCCGGGTCCTGCTCGTCCAGGAAGAGGTCCTCCGGCAACCGGAAGGCGCCATGGACGCAGACGATGGCGGCGCCGACCGTGAGTGCGGAGACGATGAGGGATCCGACGGAGGTGAGGAAGACGACGAGGAGGGTGATGAGGACGAGGCCCGCGAGGACCTCGCGGTCGGAGAAGGGGCGGCGGAAGAGGACGAGCGGGGGGGCGTCGGCGGGGCGGAAGAGGTAGAGGAAGGCCCAGGCGGCGAGGagcgcgaggaggaggaggagggagaagggGTGGGAGAGCAGGGACAGGGCGAGGGCTGCGGCGAGGAGCGCCAGGTAGTTGACGCGGAAGTAGGCGAGGTTCTTGCGGAGGCGGGAGGCGGCGTCCGAGAGGGAGTCCGGGCGGGCGAAGGCGGTGCGGTCGAGGAGCTCCGACCAGGGGCGTCGGTGGGCGAGGGAGCGGCGGGCGGAGTCGGAGAGCCGGGAGAGGAATAGGCGGAGGGCGGGGACAGAGATCGCTGGGGCGGAGGCAGTGGcggccccgccgccgccgcccgcgGAGGACACGGGGAGGATGGGCGGCGCAGCGGATGCCATCGACAGAAACCAAAGCGAGTCTCAATTGGGTCCGTCCCTCTTCGCTCAAGTCGGAGATGTGTCAGTTTAAtacacgtagttttacgtttctaTCCCTGAAAATGCTTAAAAATAACGTGTAAAAtccaaatataatatatattttctctaaatatTAAGATTCTCCCCTCCATTAACAAACATCCACAAATCTCAAATGAAGTAACTAATATTAGCTAATTTGAGTTTATCTTCGTGAAACATATGAATTTATGGCCaacaattaaaatcaaaattgtaaaaataaatacaaaagatataattttgtcataataaaaatcaaataaaagataGATAATTTTAACAGTGAATAAGAGCTCAAAGAATCACCAAACAATACTATAAATCAATGTTAAAGTTTCTTAATCATAATTTATTAGTTGattctttatatttatatatatatatatatatatatatatatatatatatatatatatatatatatatatatatatatatattagatattcAACCGAACTCTAAATCAATATTGAAGTCCTGAACTCAAACTTCACCAGCAGAGGAAATTCCACTACATAATATAAAATTCAAAGGAGAAAACATGCTATTTCCAGAAATAATATACATGTATCTTCCTAATTGATTCAACAGGACAGTAAGATCTGAAAACCACTAGATAAATCTTAAGCTGATTAAGCCTTTGATACATGCACCTCTGCACAATGAAAAAACAAAATCCACTtgaagaatctagagagaaagtcAACTCCCCTGCAATATCTAATGCCAAGACTCCTCAGTTGACTCTAATAGAAGTCCACAGTTCATTCAGTCATGGAAGCCTTAGCTTTTTTGCTCAATTCTgaacaagagagaaaaaagaacc of Musa acuminata AAA Group cultivar baxijiao chromosome BXJ2-3, Cavendish_Baxijiao_AAA, whole genome shotgun sequence contains these proteins:
- the LOC103977801 gene encoding PRA1 family protein B2-like yields the protein MASAAPPILPVSSAGGGGGAATASAPAISVPALRLFLSRLSDSARRSLAHRRPWSELLDRTAFARPDSLSDAASRLRKNLAYFRVNYLALLAAALALSLLSHPFSLLLLLALLAAWAFLYLFRPADAPPLVLFRRPFSDREVLAGLVLITLLVVFLTSVGSLIVSALTVGAAIVCVHGAFRLPEDLFLDEQDPGGPAGGLLSFLGGAPASSGPAVLV